acagtataCTGTAATAATGCCCGGCGGAATTCAATGCCAAGGTAGACAAGAGGCAGGCAGGATCGAGCACTGGGAGTAACTGAGCACTGAATGGCTTGAAGCAGTAGAAGTGGGTGTTATTAGGAGCGTTTGCAGAACTGAAAAATTTACGGATCGTGAATACCGTTTTCTGCGAAAGAGAGATCTGGAAGTGGGCATACAGCAGCCCGAATGTGAAGACTGAAAATGAGGTAGACTTCATATTGTTGGTGGAATCATGCAATATGCGGAGGTGCTTGGCAAGGTGCAATGTAGTTGGCGTAAGACTCTGAGGTGTCGATTTAGAACAGACCAACAGGGAACGGAATAAGCTAATAAAAAAGAAGCCCGTCAACGTGTTAGACGTAAGAGGCAAAGTGGAGGAATTCAGGATCTTGCTGCAGAGCATAAATTGGGCTCAAACCGAGGACGATAACCTTAATGAGTACGTCTTAAAATTTTGCGGCTATGCTTACTCTAATAAATGAACTACCGTAAAAAACTTGTTCACCATGTTTTTCTTCAGCGAAGCACATGCACATCACGCCACTTGTAACACTCTGAAAAACTTCACATTTATTTACACGGCACACGAATGCTTTTTACACTGATTCGTGCCTCGCTCAATTGAGGACGGGAACCAATAACACGACGCTCTAATTTCAATAACCTGTATTCATTTGTTCAAAAATGATCTGACCGCTCATACCGGTGTTCCTAATAAACCATATGTACACACTATAATTATTTCTAGTAGAAACTATTCCATTTTTgtctgcgttttcttttttcttataaaTTATTGAATATCTTGTGCAAATCCACGCCCTCCTTTAAAGCGCGACCATGGGCCTCAGGGCgttacaaataaaaataaaaagggtgCTGAAATGCATCTACACTTACGATGTACACTTCAATGTATCAGCAAGTTGTTCTAAGACATCGAACAGCTCTACGCGCTGCCCTGACGTACTAATGTGGAAATGTTAGCAGCGCATTATCAGGGCATCTGTCTTACTTTCTTGCTTTCCTGGATAAACATTTTTCGAAGCGAGACACTTACTTAAAGTCTTAACACAATTGGTTAACAATTCTCAAGGCGTGGTAAATATTAATACGTTTCAGGGTCTCTTAATGATCGTGAAATGGTGCCGGAAATGATTATATAGAGAGTAGATACCCTATTTATGGGCACTCTTTGCATGAATAATAAAAGGTGTCGCACCGCCCAACGTCGGGGCAAGCCGGGGTAAACAGATGTAATATCAACGAAGTTGTTCGGTCAAGCAATGAAAGACCAAAATTTTGCTTACCTTCCCGTATATAATTTTATTCAACTCAAGTACGCCTGTCCGTCTGTTCTCTGGTATCAGATCGCATTATCGTAAGGTGCAGAGCCAACTTTTATCACATCGTGGGATGGCTGCGCGCCCGGTGCTCTGGAACGCTCTTACATCAGTATAATTAACCTGTTCAAATACTGGCCAGCAGGGTGTCGATTCCGTCCAATAGGATCTGCACCTTATACGATATGTTACACAAGCATTGAAGAATTCTATCGGCTCAGGTTCAAGACAAATACTGTGCGGGTGCTTCCGAATTGCACTTGGAATATATAATaaggaaaaatttacagcaaatcGTAGGCTCTAAAGCGAGATAATCAAGAAACCTTTACATCAGCataaactcagggcagacataaGGAAACAAGTAAGAACTGTTCGGCTCTACGAAACCCTCTTAGTAAAGGTAATTGCGTTCCGGAAAACGCTTAAACCACCCACACCACGTAATCCAGCAACTAAACTCAATCTGCCGACTGCCTTGAAAAGAATGACCCGCAAACGTCACACTGCGGCATGTAATTGCTCGCGAGCTTCAAGCGAAAAGTACGTTAATGCGATTCGATTGAAGAAACCACAAGGCTGGGGTTCAATCAATATCACCGAATAATTCTTCTTGCGGAAAATTTGTTCTcgttatttttttaaaaattggcaCCCCAAGATACCTGAATATAAACGATACACTAGCGACTTTCTTGCTTGCGAGAAAATCGAGCACGAAAGAAGGCGTTTTTTGCGTACAAAAGAAGAGTTTATTGCTGTGTCGTGTAGTGATGCCAAAGTTGTATTATCGCCGTACCACCGAGCTGTCTACGCCGAAGACGCTCCGGTCGCTTGAACTGCAGCACCTGCCGTCGTCTACGATGGGTGAGAAGTGATAGCCTTCACCATTTCAACAATGAAGTATAGTGATTCGGGTAGATCCAGCTGTGCATCAATTACTGCTAGTAAGCTCAGGTTCTGCAGTGTCGGTGCCAAGTGCAACACGTGGAGATCGCTCAGAGCCATTGGTTCCTCGGCAATCTCCCCTTCATATAGTTGGGGTGCCGGACCAAGTCCGCCGAAGATAATCACTCTTTCGCCCATCACTGAGCAGCCATGGCAGGACCTGGCAGACGGGCCTAAGCCACATGGCTTCACTTCGGTCCAACACGACGTCTCGGGGTCGTACTTGTGCATATCTGCTAAGTAGGTCTCCAGGATATCGCTGTACCCTCCGAAAATGTACAGCTGTTCGTTGTACACGAAGGCTGAGTGTCCTCGCCGATTCACAGGGGAAACGCCTTGCACCTTTGGGCGCACCCAGGAAGAGGTGGTCGTTTCAAAAGAGTAAAGGGCAAAGGAAGGGTCTTCTGGGCTGCCGCCAATCGCGTACATTCGGGTCCCGATTGTGGACACAGTTTTCAAGGCGTGCCGAACAGGGGCCTCTCCGCTGGTGCGGACACGACGCCACTCCAGGGTATCCAAGTCAAGGAACCGAACGTTGTGCGAATTACCCAAGATACTGAAGACATACATGCGGTGACCAACCACGCCAGCTGTGTTGCCGATAATCGTTGGCGGCGCCTCGCCGGACACCTCCAGACGGCTGCATGTCATGGTGTTTGTGTCGAAGCGATAAATGACACTGGGAGATTGCCAGCACAGCGGGGCTCCCCACAGATACGCGCATTGGCCGTACGCTACAATTGTATTGCGATAATTGTTAAACTGCTCGCCATGGGGAAACTGCGTCCGCACCATATCCCACCGGTGCGAAGCGGGGGCGAAGATGAACACGTCGACGAAGTTTCTGGGGGCGGGGCGACTGTTGAACGAGTAAACCTTACCGTTGATGCAGACAGCCTTGTGCGTAACATCTTCTGGAACGCCGTTCAGCCGCACCGTCCACGTCCTGCAACAAGACTCGGTCATTCCGGTGATGGCGGCGGCGTTAGGCGGCCTTTTTCTGAAGCAACGAGATGGTGATGTATGGATGCAGTGCGTCGAAGGGTCACTGTCGGCACTCAGAAAGGCTCTTCTGCTTTTACGCGTCTTTTTCAGAGCGAAGTGCTTTCCTGACGTCGCGAGACACGTGGTTAATGCTTTCCAATCGAGAATTTCATTAGGTTGATTTGTCATGCGAGCCCCATGGATGGGCTCTAAATATCTCGCGGCCTTAAAGAAAGCATGTGAAATGTATATGGCTTGATTCCTACGTAACTTTTTTTATCTGGTTTGCAATGTGTTCGATTGCCGCCTTATCGTCTAGCAGGTGTTTGATATCGGCGTCATACAGCTCTCGCCTATTCATATCGCGAGCAACAACCTTTCTGTTCAACCCCGCACGATTGGGAAAATGTGACGTGAATAAATGGTTATTTTTCGTTTGCATGTCCTCATCTATCAAGATTTGGCTAAATTGGTTGAATTCTTGCAGCTGCCTCTGGTGATCTAGGAACTTGTGGTTTGGccagagtgccttgtatgcctacCTTTAAATTAGAATTCAACGTGGTACTTTTAAACTCGATTTATGACGCAAAGTATTTATTTAAATCCATAAATTCTTCAAATTGAGAATGGAATTTTTGAATTGAGGAAGGCAAGAACAAAGTATACTGTAATATTGATCGGAGAATTTCAGTGCCAAGGTATTCAAGCAGAAGGCAGGATAGCGAGCAGTGGGTGACACCTGAATATATTCTAGGAATAAAAAAGGGTTTAATTAGTAGAGTTCGTTGATGCGGAATAATTAGCGTATCATGAGTACCTTTTTCCGCGAAAAGGACCTCCGGAAGAGGGCACGCAGAACGCTATATGGGGAGACTAAAAAATCCACACGGAATGTTagctacattcgaatcagtgtgaaatcacggatttctgctacgtagaagacgacaatgagcaggcagtgccgcgggacgaagcagatggaagttgatgaggaCGACGCTCTTCACTGCTCAGCACGAGAGTATGGAGCAGTTTAACACGTGGTGTGTTCGGCTTCAGCGATAGCCTAGAAGGTTTGTGAATGGGAATTATAATTTTCATATAAAGAGTTCAGAACTTCGCGACCGTATTGGGTGGAAGACGTTAGGAACCCGAAGAAAAATCTGCGCGCTGAAGATCTTGCACAGCCTTTACAATGATTGCACCGGTATTAATAAAAACAATTATCTAAAGCGCCCATATTACATTTCATAGAAACTAGACAACACTAAAATGAAAAAGTGTTATCAATGCCGCATTAATGCATTTAAGTATTCGTTTTTTCCTAACACAATTGTGGACTGGAATAAGCTTCTGAAAGATGTGGATTGTGCACCTGATTTTCAAAGTGCTGTTGAAATGATGATGTGATGTATTTCTTCCAAGTCTCCTGCGTTTACCAGCGGTGTGCAGATACATGTTATGTTATCACTCATACTACACGTGAATTCATTTAGTCTTCTTTCAGTATGTTGTGTTACCTTGCTTACATGTTTCCCAATACCTTCTTTGCGTGTGTTATTGTATGTAGTTATATCACCCCAATAATAATGCCTCATGGGCGCTCTAGGTACTtgcaatatataaataaataaatatataccaGCCAGAGCTGCGGAGGCTGCGGAAGTATTGCGTCCGAGAAACTATATTGCTCCGCCATGTATCATTCGTTCTTTCGAAACTTCGGTGAGCATTAAAAATCAGGGTCGAAGCTGTGAGGCACTGAGTGTCGAAGCTGTGAGGCCCCCTGGCTAATATTTAAATTGTGTGTGAACTGCTTTTTGGGCGCGGATTGAGTAGAAGCGATTCGCCCTACGATCCGCGTATCATGCCGCCGCATGTAATTCTTGCTTCTCAAAGAATGCATGAGTCGCAGGACGAATATTTGGCACGAGGTAAAACGAAGTCCAGGAGGCACCATTCGCGGCACTTAAGGTTTTTCGCAACAATATTTGCTTGTGTTCACTTTGGATAAATGGCGAACTAAATTTTGGGTGCGGGCTTAAACTGCACGAACAGATGCTCCGGCTTCGGCAGGTTTGCCTGCACAGCGGCTGTTGAagccgatctgttcgcgccgccgcgggttcggccCCTCAGTCATGGGTATTGacgtaatttcttttttttttctagcctgtGTACCTCCGGACATACATCAGCCATAGATGATTTTACTAAGCTCTCAACATCCGGATGATTGCTTTCGCACCAAAAATGAAATGGACATGATATTGATCGTGGAATTGTGCAGGATGTGGATCTGCTTGGCAAGGCGCGATGAAGTTACCATAGGTTTGTGAGGTATTAAGTTGGAATAGACTAAGAGGCAGTAGAAGGCACTAGTAAGAAAAAAGCCCATCGACGAATTAGGGGCAAGAGTTGGAAAGAAGAAATTTAAGATCTCGCTGCAGAACGAATGTTGTGATCTACTCGAAAATTATAACCTTAGTGTTCGAAGAATTCACTCGAAGCTCACCAGACTTCCGTGGTCTGTATGTTGACTTTCTGTCTGTATGTATGCCGTGGTCTGTATGTCAACATGGTGGGGAGAATATTTGCTATCTTTAGCACGTTTTAAACTTAGCAAATTGTTAGTGTGCGCAGCGACATTACCATGTATTTCCGTTCAATTCACAGTGTTCATTTACACTGATATCTTGTCGCATGCTCTTGCTATGTCCTATCGGAGTGCTTGCATTATCCTCTATTATCGTTTTACCACAAGTTCCTAAATCACCAGAAGCAGCTGCAAAAATTCAACCACTTCAGGCAAATCTTGCTAGATGAGGACATGCAAACGTAAAATAGCCATGATTCACGCCAGATTTTCCCAATCGTGGCGGGGCTGAACAGTGAGGTTGTTACTCGCGATATGAATAGGCGAGGGCTGTATGACACCGATATCAAACACCTGCTAGATGATAAGGCGGCAATCGAACACATtgcaaacgaaagaaaaaaagctacgCAGGAATCAAGCCATATATATTTCACGTGCTTTCTTTAAGCCGCCAGATACTTAGACCCTTTCAATGCGGCTCGCATGACATATGAACCTGACGAAATTCGCGAATGGAAGGCATTAACCACGTGTCTCGCGACGTCTAGAAAGTACTTCGCTCTGAAACAGACGCGTAAAAGCAGAAGAGCCTTTCTGAGTGCCGACAGTGACCCTTCGACGCGCTGCATCCATACATCACCATCTCGCTGCTTTACGAAAAGGCCGCCTAACGCCGCCGCCATCGCCGGAATGACCGAGCCTTGTTGCAAAATGTGGACGGTGCGGCTGGAAAACGTTCCGGAACACGTTACGCCTATGGTTGTCTGCATCAACGGTAAGGTCTACTCGTTCAGGAGTGGCTTCGAACCCAGAAACTCCGTCGATGTGTTCATCTTCGACCCCGCTTCGTACCGGTGGGATATGGTGCGGACGAAGCTTCCCGATTGCGAGCAGTTTAACGTTTCCCTTGACACAGTCGTAGCGTACGGCCAATGCGCCTATCTGTGCGGCCCCGCGCTTAGGTGGCAATGTTTAACTGTCACTTATCGCTTCGACACGAACACCATGACATGCAGCCGTCTGGACGTGTTCGGCGAGGCGCCGCCAATCATTATCGGCAACAAAGCTTGCATGGTTGGTCACCGCATGTATGTCTTCAGTGAGCTGGGTAATTCGCACAACTTGCAGTTCCTTGACTTGGATACCCTGGAGTGGCATCGTATCGCCACCAGCGGAGAGTGCCCTGTTCGGCGCACCTTGAACACTGTGTCTACCATCGGGACGCGCGTGTACACGCTTGGCGGCAGCCTACAAGACCCTTCCTTCGCCATTTACTATTTTGAAACGACCACCTCTTCCTGGGTGCGCCCAAAGGTGCAAGGTGTTGCCCCTGTGCGTCGGCGAGAACATTCAGCCTTCGTGTACAACGAAGAGCTGTACATTTTCGGAGGGCTCAGCGATCTCCTGCCGACCTACTTAGCAGATATGCACAAGTACGACCCCGAGACGTCGTGTTGGACCGAAGTGAAGCCATGTGGCTTAGGCCCGTCTGCCAGGTTCTGGCATGGCTGCTCAGTGATGGGTGAAAGAGTGTTTATCTTCGGCGGAATTGGTCCGGCACCCAACCAGAAGGAAGGGCAGGTTATTGAGGAGCGAAGGGGGCTGACGGATCTCCACTTGCTTCACTTGGCACCGACACTGCAGAACCTGTGCGTACTTGCAGTAATTGATGCACAGCTGGATCTACGTGGCTCACCACCCTTCATTAGAAAAATGGTCAACGCTATCACTACTCACCCGTCGTAGTCGATGGTAGATGCTGCATCTCGAGCAAACGGAATGTCTTCAGCGTATACATCTTGGTGGTGCGGCGATAATACAACTTTGGCATCGCTACATGACACAGCAATAAAGTCTTCTCTTGTAAGCAAGAAACGCCTTCTGTCGTGCTCGGCTTTCGCGAAAGCAAGAAAGTCGCTTGTGTATCGTTTATATACAGGTCTGTTTGGGgcgccaatttttaaaaaataatgaGAACAAATTTTCTGAACGAAGAATTATTCAGTGATATCGATTGAACCCCAGCCTTGTGGTTTCTTCAAGCGAGTCGCATTAACCTACCTTGCGCTTCAGCCTCGCAAGCAAATACAGGTCGCAGTGTGACGTTTGCTGGTCATTCCTTTCAAGGCAGTCTGCAGATTGAGTTTAGTTGCTGGATTAAGTGATAGTAGTggatataattttttttcagcaaacaATTTACCTTAACTTCGATGGCTTCAGAAAGCCGAATAGGTTTTACTTATTTCCTTATGTCTGCCCTGAGTTCATGCTGGCGTAAATGTTTGTTGATTCTATTGCTTTATAGCCTACTATTTACTGTACATTTTTCGTTATATATTTCAAGTGCAATTCGGAAGCACCCAACCATGTCCGTGTCTTGAACCTGAGCCGAAAGAATTCATCCAGGCTTGTGTAACATATCTTATCAGCTGCAGATCCTATTGGACGGTATCGACAGCTTGCTCGCCAATATTTGAACAGGTTATTTATACTGATGTAAGAGCGTTCCAGAGCACCGGGCGCGCAGCCATTCTATTATGGTGATAAAAGTTAGCTCTGCCCCTGGCGATAATTCGATCTGATATCAGAGAACAGACGGACAGGCGTACTTGAGTGTAATTAAAATTATATACGGGAAGGTAAGCAGAATTTTTGTCTTTCATTGCTTGAGCGAACCACTTCATCCATATTAGAACTGTTTACCCCGGCTTACCTCGATGTTTGGTTATGCGACACCTTTTATCATTCACCTAAAGAGTGCCATAAATGGAGTATCTACTCTATTTATAATCATTTCCGGCACCATTTCACGCTCACTAGGAGGGCCTTAAACCTATTAATACTTACCACGCGTTGAGAATTGTTAACCAATTGTGTTAAGACTTTCATAAAGTGTTTTGCTTCGAAAATTGTTTATGCTgaaaagcaagaaagtaagacAGATGCCCTGATAATCCGCAGCCAACATTTCCACATTAGTACGTCAGGGCAGTGCGCAGAGCTGTTCGATGTATTAGAACAACTTGCTGATACACTGAAGTCTCCATTGAAAGTGCAAATGCATTTCGgcaccttttttatttttttatttgtaactgCCTGAGGGCCAGGGTCGGGCGTTAAAGGAGGGTGTGGATTTGCACGAGATATTCAATTATTTAGAGGCAGAAGAGAAAAAGCAGGCACAAATAGAATAGTTTCTACTACAAATAATTATGCAGTGTGTAAATATTGTTTACTTGGAACACCAGAATAAGCTTTAAGATCATTTTACACAAATAAATATATGGTATTGCAATTAGAGCGTCGTGTTATTGGTTCCCGTCCTGAATTGAGCGAGGCATGAATCAGTGTAAAAAGCATTCGTGTGCCGtgtcaaaaaaaaatgtaagtttTTCACGGTGGTACAAGTGGCGTGATGTGCATGTGGTTCGCTGAAGCAAAATATGGTGAAGAAGTTTTTATTGTAGTTTATTTAATAGAGTAAGCATAGCGGGTAAATTTGAAAACGTACTGATTAAGTCCTTGGTTAGAGCCCAATTTATGTTCTGCAGcgagatcctgaattcctctactttgcTTCTTTCGTCTAACACGTTGAAGGACTTCTTTCTTAATAGCATATTCCGTTCCTTGTTGGTCTGTTCTAAATCGACACCTCAGAGTACTACGGCAACTACATTGCACCTTGCCAACCACCTCTGCATATTGCGTGATGCCACAATCAATATGAAGTCTCTCATTTTCAGTCACCACATTCGGCTGCTCTGTGCCCACTTTCGGATCTCCCTTTGGCGGAAAACGatgttcatgatccgtaaattattcaGTTCTGCAAACGCTTCTAATAACACCCATTTCTAATGCTTGAATCTATTCAGTGCTCAGTTACTGCCAGTGTTCGATCCTGCCTGTCTCTTGTCTACCTTGGCATTGAATTGCACCGGCCATTATTACAGTATACTGCGTTTTTACTTTACTCATTGAAGATTTGTTACCTCTTCACGGAAGCTTTCGAGTACCTAGTCATCGTGACTAGATGTATGCGCGAAGTCCAGTACCAGCCTGAATTTCTACCTTTTATTAAGTTTATGGACGATAACTGCAACCTTCTCGTTACGGATACAGAATTGCTGTAGGTTGCCAGGTCTATCCTTATTGTCCACAGATCCCACGTATAGCTATCCTGTGTCCGCTAAACCATAATAGCATACTAACTTCCTTTCCTTTAACGCTACATATGattcacctgtcctcctaacctcagcAAATACGATGATACATTTAAAGCTCGATCAACCAAAGCTCGATTTCACGAAGCTCCCGGTTTAGGGAACAAATTTTTATTCCGCGGCAAGTACCCAGGGTTATAACTTCTCAATAAGCAGAGATTACGAAACAAGTGACGACTATTCTCGGTTTAAGAGAGTTCTTCAAGGAACAAGTGAGTAAAGAAAGGGGACTTATCATTTATTCTGCCCACGATGTCTCGCAGCTGGTGCCAGCGTGCAAACAGTAACATCTTGGCGCCAAAGTCATGGTCCTGATTTTGATTTGAAGGGGCTGCAAGCTGCGCCTCTGCACGGAACAGAGGATGCGCCAATCGGCGGCGCTTCCATTGGCTTCGAATCCGGTTTAGCAGATGGCGCTTTCATGCACAAGTGATTCGGGGCGCTTTCTCGGACTTATGTACGCAGATGCGCGTTGTCAGCAAATATGATGCCACGAAAGCTTTTAGATGCCGTTACATTACCATTTTTAATTTAGAAGGCGAAAAAGTGTTTTCCTGAATTCGAAAAATTTCTCGGCTTAGCTAAATAATTTTTCTGTTAAATCGAATTTTTAATGTACTCCACTGAACACTAAATCCACATAtgaaacgcggcggctgcgtttttatggaggaaaaacgctaaggcgcccgtgtgctgtgcgatgtcagtgcacgttaaagatccccaggtggtcgaaattattccggagccctccactacggcacccctttcttcctttcttctttcactccctcccttatcctttcccttgcggcgcggttcaggtgtccgacgataattgagacatatactgcgccatttcctttccccaaaaaccaattatcattattattaaacGCACATTATACAAATAACAAGTTTCTGGCTAACCAGACACAGCTGCAGGAATTTAGCCCCTGTAGGCATTTCTTGCTACAAGATGAAATGTATATGTGACATGCCAACCATTCATGCCCCATTTTCACCATCGCGGCTGAGTTGAACAGAAAGTTTGTTGTTCGCGATGTGAATAGACGATAGCTGCATGACACTGATACCAAAAACATGCTAGACGATAAGGCGGCAACCAAACACATGCGAAAGGAAGGGCGAAAGTTCCGGAGGATATAGGCTATATATATTTCACGTGCTTCCTTTGAGGCCCCCAGATATTTAAACCCTATCAATGCGACTGGCATGACCGATCAAGTTAACGAAATTCTCTATTGGACAGCATTAACCACGTGTCTCGCGGCGTCAAGAAAGTACTTCGCTCTGAAAAAGAGACGTAAGAGCAGAAGAGCCTTCCTGGCTGCCGATAGTTACCGATCACTATCGATAGATACCGATCACCATCTCGCTGCTTCAGGAAAAGGCCGCATAACGAAGCCAACATCGCAGGAACTACCGAGCCTTCTCTCCCATAGAACTTGGCGTCTTTGCAAGATGTGGACGGTGCAGCTGAACGGCGTTCCGGAACACGTTACGCACAGGGCTGTCTGCATAAACGGTAAGGTCTACTCGTTCAAGAGTTGCCTCCAGCCCAGAAACTTCGTCGACGTGTTCATCTTCGACCCCACTTCCTACGGGTGGGATATGGTGCGGACGCAGCTTCCCAACGGCGGGAAGTTTAAATTTTACCGCAACACAGTTGTAGCGTACGGTCAATGCGCGTTTCTGGGGCGCAGCCCGCAGAGCTGGCAATTTCCCAGTGTCATTTATCCCTTCGACACAAACACAATGACATGCAGGCGTCTGGAGGTGACCGGTGTGGCGCCGACAACGATTAGCGGCAGCACAGCTTGCGTGGTTGGTCACCGCATCTATGTCTTCAGTGTCTTCGATAATTCGCATAACGTTCAGTTCCTTGACTTGTATACCATGGAGTGGCATCGTGTACCCACCAGCGAAGATTCCTCTGTTCGGCATACCTTCTACACTGCTTCTGCCTTAGGAACGCGCATGTGTCAGTTTGACGGCAGCCCACAAGACCCTTCCTTCGCCCTATACTATTTTGAAACGACCACCACTTCCTGGCTGCGCCCGCAGGTGCAAGGCATTGCCCCTGTGCGTCGCCGAGGACATTCATCATTCGTGTACAGCGAAGAGCTGTACATCTTCGGAGGGTACAGCGATATCCTGCAGACCTACTTAGCAGATATGCACAAGTACGACCCCGAGACGTCGTGTTGGACCGAAGTGAAGCCATGTGGCTTAGGCCCGTCTGCCAGGTCCTGCCATGGCTGTTCAGTGATGGGTGAAATAGTATTTATCTTCGGCGGTCTTGGCCCCGCGCCCAATCTCTATGAATGGCAGATTGCTGAGGAACAAAGGACTCTGAGTGATCTCCACGTGCTGCACTTGGCAACGACACTGCATAACCTGTGCGGTAATTGCAGTAATTGATGCACAGCTGGATCTAAGCGAATCACCATACTTCATTATTGAAATGATGAACGCTATCTCTTCCCACCCATCGTAGCCGACGGTGGGTGCTGCATCTCAAGCAAACGGTGCGTCTTCGGTGTAGACAGCCTGGTGGCACGGCGATAATATAACTTTGGCATCGCTACAGGACACAGCAATACtcttcttttgtaagcaaaaaaCGCCTTCTTTCGTGCTCGATTTTCGCGCAACCGAAATAGTCGCTTGTGTTTCTTTTATGTAAAGACCGCTGTGGTGCGCCACTATCTCTGAAAGAATAACGAGAACAAAATTTCCAAACGAAGAATTATTCACCGATATCGATTAAACTCCAACCTGGTGATTTCTTCTAACGAATCGCATTTACATCACTTCAGCTTGAAGCTCGtgattctggtttggtttggtttatggggtttaacgtcccaaggcgactcaggttataagggacgccgtagtgaaggtctccggaaatttcgaccatctggggttgtttagcgtgcactgacatcgcacagcacacgggcctctagaatttcgcctcgatcgaaattcgaccgccgcggccgggatcttacccgcgtctttccggcgagcagccgagcgccgtaatcactcagccaccgcggcggctttcgtGATTCGAGATGACAGTTTAGCATTTGCTATTGGTCCTTTTCAAGGCAGGCGGAAACAATCTGACTGATCTGCGATGTCTTGAGAAAGCCAgacttgccgccgcggtggctcagtggattggcgctcggctgctgacccgaacgatgtgggttcagtcccggccgcggctctcgagtttcgatggaggctaaattttggagggccgtgtactgtgctttgttactgcatgttaaagagcgccaggtggtcgaaattatcgaaagccctccactacggcgtcgctcatagcgtgagaagctctgggacgttaaaaacCTCCCTTAAGCCTTAAAACTATTAAGAAAGCCCTTCGCCGCGCCACTACTTCCATGGGCAGATGGCTGATTCCAACGTTTGCTGCGGCCagacgtttttctttttcttcttgttttctgcCTCTGGCCCGTCTAGATGAAGCGATATCAAGACTGTTTTAGATGCACAAGTTTCGGCTTTCATGCGCATGCCCGAACTTGG
This portion of the Amblyomma americanum isolate KBUSLIRL-KWMA chromosome 10, ASM5285725v1, whole genome shotgun sequence genome encodes:
- the LOC144107408 gene encoding kelch domain-containing protein 3-like, encoding MWTVQLNGVPEHVTHRAVCINGKVYSFKSCLQPRNFVDVFIFDPTSYGWDMVRTQLPNGGKFKFYRNTVVAYGQCAFLGRSPQSWQFPSVIYPFDTNTMTCRRLEVTGVAPTTISGSTACVVGHRIYVFSVFDNSHNVQFLDLYTMEWHRVPTSEDSSVRHTFYTASALGTRMCQFDGSPQDPSFALYYFETTTTSWLRPQVQGIAPVRRRGHSSFVYSEELYIFGGYSDILQTYLADMHKYDPETSCWTEVKPCGLGPSARSCHGCSVMGEIVFIFGGLGPAPNLYEWQIAEEQRTLSDLHVLHLATTLHNLCGNCSN
- the LOC144107407 gene encoding kelch domain-containing protein 3-like, producing MVVCINGKVYSFRSGFEPRNSVDVFIFDPASYRWDMVRTKLPDCEQFNVSLDTVVAYGQCAYLCGPALRWQCLTVTYRFDTNTMTCSRLDVFGEAPPIIIGNKACMVGHRMYVFSELGNSHNLQFLDLDTLEWHRIATSGECPVRRTLNTVSTIGTRVYTLGGSLQDPSFAIYYFETTTSSWVRPKVQGVAPVRRREHSAFVYNEELYIFGGLSDLLPTYLADMHKYDPETSCWTEVKPCGLGPSARFWHGCSVMGERVFIFGGIGPAPNQKEGQVIEERRGLTDLHLLHLAPTLQNLCVLAVIDAQLDLRGSPPFIRKMVNAITTHPS
- the LOC144107406 gene encoding kelch domain-containing protein 3-like, with the translated sequence MTESCCRTWTVRLNGVPEDVTHKAVCINGKVYSFNSRPAPRNFVDVFIFAPASHRWDMVRTQFPHGEQFNNYRNTIVAYGQCAYLWGAPLCWQSPSVIYRFDTNTMTCSRLEVSGEAPPTIIGNTAGVVGHRMYVFSILGNSHNVRFLDLDTLEWRRVRTSGEAPVRHALKTVSTIGTRMYAIGGSPEDPSFALYSFETTTSSWVRPKVQGVSPVNRRGHSAFVYNEQLYIFGGYSDILETYLADMHKYDPETSCWTEVKPCGLGPSARSCHGCSVMGERVIIFGGLGPAPQLYEGEIAEEPMALSDLHVLHLAPTLQNLSLLAVIDAQLDLPESLYFIVEMVKAITSHPS